Genomic segment of Hydractinia symbiolongicarpus strain clone_291-10 chromosome 5, HSymV2.1, whole genome shotgun sequence:
GTTGTTTTACAGTTTAAGCAACTGGTCTGTTACAGTGGAAAGGATTGCTGCTGATCTTTCACTTAATGAATCAGACAACAAAGCTGATGATTTGACAGCAAGGTCTAGTAAAATTAAAGTGACTAGTCTGATACAAGATGAAAGCAATTTCCTTGGAACCTTTCGCATACATGACTGGAAAGAGGAACTGAAACCCTTGGTGTCAATTTTAAAGCAGGTTGTATCATCCTACATATACTGTGTTCGTGAGAGTGTAATTGGGGCAAATGCGTTGCAAGAAAAGAACATGGATAAAACAATGCTAACCAATGTTCTAATatcaaataaagttttaaagtaCCATAGCTTATATCCTATCAGTGTTTCTTATGTATGTACTTATATTTTCAGCTTTTACTTTTACTAAAAATTCCAtatattttgtgttaaaaatttgTCAGTGTAGTTTAAGCTCTTATGTTCTTTAGttcattatttttacaaaattgtaAGACTCAAATTATCCACACATATTTTTGCCCTTttaaaaattgagttttttataCTAACCACGGAAAGTGCTACAAAAACTTTATAGATTATTTCattataaaacattttacaattttttgtcttGGAGAGCAGACAGGTTAACAAAATAGTGATAAAAAAGAACAAACGGGTATAAAGGAGTTTGGGTCAATGCTAAGGGCCAAGGATAAGGTTTGGGTCAAGTTTCAAGCAACTGCTAAGCTTGCCAGCCCTGAAAAGTTAGTAAGTTAGCATCTTGAGGCTTACGTTTGCAAAATCTAACAAAATGGAAAAGTATTTTAACTAAGAAATAAAAGCATTAAACTACTGTTAATAACAAGTGGCAAGTTAAAATCTTATAAGGTTTGAATATTAGCAACTTGGTAAGCCATATTAagattcaaataaaaatttaggaaaaaaggagtttaaaaaaattgtgtaactTCATTCAAAAATCCAGCCTGGGTTAATAGTTTTTAAATTTGCactataatttttctttctttttagaaTTGTGGTACATTCATCACCTTAATAAGTGAAATGATCCCTTTAACAAAATCTGAAAATATTGGTGTATTAGACGATATTAGAGAAGAGACATTGAAAACTTTAGTAGAGACTATTCAGAATTGTATTTCTTATTACAGTAAGGTAAACTGCCTAATAATTAATTTTGAATTTGCTTTTTAATTTCCATACAGTAGGTCAAAGTGCCTCTAAATCTTTCTATAATCTTCTACAAgatgaaaaatgttattctgAATTCTTGTAAATAAATATTGGCTTGTTTTTTTGGGGAAAAGTTTACAtaatttaatgatatttttatattgtaCTTAAAGCGGGTTTCCACTGAAGCCAATGTGGTCAAATTGATCAATGTTGATTTAATCGATCAACGTTGATCGAATTGATGTtactaaagataaaaaattgcatAATCTTCATTGGTCGACATCTACCTGGCAGAAAATTCAATCAAACTCAAAAGTACTTTTCAGTCgatcaaataaaatttatccaATGAGATTGATTTAATTGATCGATGAAGGAATGAACTTTACTGACAAGCGGGAAAAAGTGAAAGATggctgaaaacattttaaacaaatgaaaatttaattGCATATTTGTTGCAGCAACATCAATACACTATTTAACGCGAACAAATGTTAAAAGATGAAAATGCATCACTGATAAGTGTTTATTCGCAGATGAATGTTGAGGAATTTAAGATAATATAAGTTCACAGATTTTAGTGTCTTGGGACACCACTTTCTCTAGAAGTTACAAAGACAGTCTCACAAAGCAAAGAGTTTAAAGGCAAATGGCtgagaaattttagaaaaatagtacgaaaatatttttctttatcgtATTTAAATGTCATGAATTTCTAAGTACACGCTTAATGTCATTAGTTCTTATCAAATTTTGTGTTATTGTTGTGAAATAAATTTGAATGAATCGCTAAGGATCAAGGCATGTTAATTGAATGTTAATTTAATTGGAAACCACTTTTAATAAAAACGCCATTGATTGATTCAATCGCTGTTGATCGATTCGACCACATTCGTTTGAGTGGAAACCCGCTTTTATAGATAAAGGGCAAAGATTTGACATAAAATTTTGCAGTTTGTTCTTCAATAGTATCTGCTATTTAACCTTCATTCTGTTGATTTGCATATTGTGTTATATATCTGTTAACACTCTTTTGCCAACTCTTTTTTGCTATGCTGCATGGTTTTCATCGTGGTCAATCGTTTTGAGAATTTTGGTCACATGATTAATCCAATTAcccgatttttttaaaataacacgGAACAAATAAGGTTAAAGGGATCTTAAAAGTTGtttcagaaatttttaaatttttttaattatgcatTAGTAttagaatttttatttaaaattcccCTAAACCTACAGAACATTTGGTCAACTATCCTATAATTCTATTTGGATCATTGCCTGGTAATTGTGGCACCCAATAAAGAGGTTAGCCTGGGTAAAAAATCAACTTAAGATTTTTCCATGTTATTTCACcatacaaaataatttatttctgCTTGTTTCCTGCTTTCAAGGTTGTGGTTGAATTTAAAAGTGCACCTTCAAGCATTGATGTGGTTTATCGAAACTTGTCTGATATCTCACTTATGTGGACACAGTTGGAAATATGGGAGAAAGTTAGTGGATGCCATATTAGGTAAAATTCCCAGGATTACTCTGAAATTGACTACTGCTATTCTATTTAATTTAAAAGTATGAcctgcaatttttatttttcttaaaaaaaacattaaatttaaactaataatgcgttataaatgttacttctttgttatttttagaaGAAATGATTTTGTTACAGTAAGAAAGAATCTTGAAGATGTTAAGGAGACATATGTTCACCTAATTATTAGCTACCATcttgatttattaaaaaagtctATTGTGTACGATGCTCACAGCACTAATTGGGAAGACGATAAACCACTATTCGAGGTAGGTAGTTCCTGAAGAATAATGCCTGGAGAAAAatcctttgttttcttttgtttcttgaTCATTTCAACGTATTTTCTAATTTCACACGTCCGGCTTTTTTCTTCTAGGGAGAGAGGTGTTCGTTTCCTGttgaaatgtttaatttttacaCTCGTAGCCTTGTACATGACTTGCTATCAACACTTCCTGTTTCTACATCTCAACGTATTATAAAAGAAATCTATACAGACATGCTAAAGTTTTTTGCTTTTCGTTATGCATGCATTAAACCATCTTATTCAAGATTAAAGCAAATCAAGTAAGTCTTTTATGTGCCGGCTGTTTGTCAATGTGTTGATTGCCAGGTTGTTACAAACAAATATACTTTTCCTCCCGTTCTTTGTTATCATTTCTTAGTATAATTCATCGAAATAATACTGTTGTATCCATAGAaggaaaatatttaatatatttcctCAGCATTTTCGCAAAAGTAAAACCAACTAAtttaaagagagaaaaaattGCTGAATCTGAGAAAAGCaataaaaatcctaaaaatagaaaaaatatttttgagtgcAAACATCTGAGCACCATTATATTAGTAATGGACTACCACTGAACATTAATATTCTACTGCTTGTACTGGGCAAATTGTACAAGATATGCAGAAATTCTTGTGGCAGTCTCATcgatttataacaatatttggtAAGGTTTGCAGACAAGTTAGAATTTTCTGCCAATACTTGACGTTCTGCCAATACTTAATCTTAATGATTTAATGTGAAATATTATAGGGCAGACATCTTGGTGTTACTATCAACTTTTGAATCGATAATGTTCTACCTAATTGAAAGTGCACAAGAATATTTTGATGTAAAGAATCCGTTGTTCTCTTTCTGGCATACTCTGTGTGGATCTTTACTTGAAGTGTTGGTAAGTTAAAGGTGTTTCTAAGCATCCCAAAGTTAGTAGTTCCGTACTAATCATGTTTAAATGCAAatctattttaaaaagttatttgcaAGCCggtcaataagaaaataaattgcTCGCCCAAGGTCACAATAATTTGGACCgggcgagcaatctgaataaatatagAATAAGTTTACAAATGCATATTTCagtcttttttatctatatttgttatctttttttatatcttttggttattttttactgtaaataataagaaaaataacattgatttctttgtgagatgaattgatattgctcagccagacaaactttttgtggaattgggggagcaattaatggctcagctagtttctcatttctcagaattggacgagcctttgcgtgagcaagagtGATCGCTTtacccttattgataggcctgtagTTGGATCAAGTGTCAGACCAAATCACACTATGCTTCTGTATTTTAAGTTGTGTagcgaatataaaaaaaacttgtcaGTGTTATGTTTTTTAGGTTATTCTAACTGCTCCATTAAATGTGATCACTGCTTATCTGTCAGAGTCGGTTGGGTCTGAAAACAATAAAGAAAGTGTGGGAATAATTTGGTACAAGGATAAGTGCATCTCACCAAAGGAATTgtgagttatttttttttttaagtagagctgtattttttttgaaacacaGTTGTTGGAAATATGACAAACTGTGAATATTAAAAATACTTGTgcacaaagattttttttacatgaCATTAAATAATAATGCTTTTTTCTCGTTTTAATTACACTCTATCATATAACAGGTTCAAAACTGTCATTTGACACTCTGTAAAGTAACAGGGCTGTAGTGAATTTACCTAGGATGGTGGAATATTGACACAAAATTCTTTCACAAAATAACAAGTTATGCATTATGttttataacttttattttcatCATTTCCTCAAGAAAgtgtcaaaaattatattttgtcaccagttatttttgtttttccaatttaacgaaaataaaaacatgcacaAAACAATAGATGTACATTTGAAAAGTTTATGTTGCGCTTTAGTTTATATGGGGAGCCTTATATGACTAAGAATGAGTAATGATAAAAAGTTAACTTCTCTATAGATTCATCCTATCTAtgatttttctttgattttagatATGCTGAACGATTAGTtacatttgaaattttaatcaaGCATCCAGTGGTCAATTGGAACTTGCTGATCAAAGTAAGTGTACACGAATACTCAGTCTTCTGTTGGATTCTATGAACTTACTAAtttgtgtattttaaaaaaagaataattacaTTGCCCTGTAATTTGGTTACTAGCTGAAGTTTCTTTTTCGAATTATCTTATCGTTTATAAGCTTATctaattatatatttaaaaaaggttcttttggaatttaaatatttagtttagattgtttaaaaatacaccttttttattttacgtACTTCCACATTAGCTTCACAATTATTTGCTCGGCAAGCAATAGGTCACActtgatttataattttttgaacACTTCTTTACATAGCACaagttttccttaaaaaatttttcctaTAACAtgttatttataacaaaatgcaaaagttattttttgttgcgaGTAAATTGTTTGTGTATGAAGTTATTCATATTTGTTCTAAAAATAATTAGGAAATCAgaagtttaaaaatatgttttcatggTGTTGTTCGTTTCTACCTAGTTGTAGGGTGTACAAATACAATTAACCATAACACCGTTTTCTCTCCCCCGTTGGCCTGTCAATCTGTATGAAATAGTAAATTTTTATGCCCTTTTCCAACTACCCCTTCTCAAACTACCAATTAATTTCAACTATCTCCAATCATTATACACTTCAACCATTAGATAGAAAAGAGTGCAATTAATGTTATTTCACACTTGTCTTATAGTTTATCGCTTCAAATAATGCTGATTTAGCAGTTTTAATTTGGAAAAACACAGGTATGTAAAACATTCCTGGCATCAGGTTCAAGATTAAagctttttttgtgatttttgtggTAAAATATAACTTTAATAATTACTTTCATTCTCAGAGGTTGTATAAATAATGTTAACAACACTGAATGTCACAGTTcaggttttaaaatattataaatcaaAAAGTAGCATATTGATTTacatcaaattttatttattttcttgcatgtatatattttgagaaaattatttaaaatatctcgTGTTAGGGAATTTGAATTATGTACAGGGTTGTGATTTAGAACCGAATTTGAGGAATTATGATTTGTGCACAGCCTTGAATTACTGTTAGGAATTCTATTTAAATTCCTTTTCGAATTTTTAAGCGAAGTATGCATTTATTCTTGACAAATTCTCTTGAtattcaaaaattgtttttaattttttttcaaatttttggtaGTTGTTTATTTTATACAAGTTTGTGAATGTTTTGTGAATAAAACTCTATCTTTATTGCAGAATATTTAAAGCAAGTCAGATACTATGAAGATGAGACTTCAAGTTGGAAAATGAATGAAATGTTCACCGGTACAAATATAAGTGTAGCAGAAGAAGCATTAGTTAAAAATAGTTACTTGAAACATCTTTATTACGTTCTGTTGAGAACTTCAAGTTCATCATATATTGCTTTAATGGCAAGTTTGATTGAGGAGTAAGTGAGAAATTTTAATAATCTTTGAATTGATGTAAACTATTCCTTTTTACTGCTAATGATATAGATATTATTTAGGATTAATGTCGTACAATTTTTATTGCGATTgtctatttaaaataaaaaatggttcttATTTTAGTGATAATTCGAAAAGTTTTAAAGTTTCGGAAGGTGatgaggtaaaaaaataatttcttgatgccatttttttcaacatttgtttgatttgtttgtttgtttgtgtactTGTTTTTTCGCTCGCTTGATCGTTTTTCatttgttcgttcgttcgtttgttGGCTCGTTTTTTGTTCATttgtttgttcatttttttatttatttttttatttgttcattCAAGCATCTTTTTTAGTTTGCTATCTCTTTGTTAGATTCCTGTGTGGTTGGAACTGATTGCAAACCATTTAAAACCTGCTTTCTTAAGGTATGTTGGTTATTAACATGTTAGGCTGTTTTTTATTGATTAGGCTCTTTCTAATCTGTTAAATATGTTATCAGGATTCTTCATCCAGCCATCGACCTTCTTCTTCATGAAGATGACATAAAAGCACAACCTTCATTCACATTTACGAAACTTCAAACTTTACCATGTGGCTGCCCTACTGTTGCTGAAACCGATGGAAAGAGCTTCAAATGTATGTTACTAAAAATTGTTAGAATGTTAGACCggaccgagtcatgccagagactataaaagtgtgaatctatccctTCTGCTTAGTAcccagcatgagaataggatcgatatcttaggcggttgcctagttgagcgattgctgtgcttgtacGACTTTtgagctcaaatgggagctttaattGCACTAGGAGTCCCTTTGTAGGATCCTCGTTGATAAGAGCAGCAaaaaggaactgaagaggctatcctgggtaaataatttcaataaataaGCAAAAAGCACATGTattgtttgatattttttgttttagctgTAGCAAGCCTTCTTCATAGTTGTCTGATGACAACACTAAATAGTTTAACGGATACCATCACGTCCATACCAGATGTTATTTGGGAGATGCTAGCATTTGTAAAAAGTATGAACCTTTTCCCACcagcatttgttttttttattaatttgaatAAATTGTATTAAAAATCTTTGTGAGCTTGATACTGATCACATACTgtatatagtattttttttcttaaaaaggcGAGGAAAG
This window contains:
- the LOC130645751 gene encoding uncharacterized protein KIAA0825-like, with translation MDFDVDQFMESLLLRLTEGPSFNGEEYILAIENVNKKISDVKVQIDAGESELQEHLRHLGSSHAANCQSDPLALNCFLNNVVQATERHVGLEDYILRDLINFCHRNCITIPSSSEDNDVCQSRMSLNFCADEIEDQTIHLWAKIGSRLRNGIINLLKRLPLTNIQFGLPEKNNLEVSDNRRLHLLELMCSFYPSEEVAGIYCQVQLGKLEISSQNMKKQSVVFVGDDDSSRTKAFKTLETVIEVELSMVNEDLQLFQCLSDQKNKYILFQRLLDIYTNNIIHYLRIFVCCHIKDSGYNSSLCKDNFIIEKFTANDLRSFAKLFYSLSNWSVTVERIAADLSLNESDNKADDLTARSSKIKVTSLIQDESNFLGTFRIHDWKEELKPLVSILKQVVSSYIYCVRESVIGANALQEKNMDKTMLTNVLISNKVLKYHSLYPISVSYNCGTFITLISEMIPLTKSENIGVLDDIREETLKTLVETIQNCISYYSKVVVEFKSAPSSIDVVYRNLSDISLMWTQLEIWEKVSGCHIRRNDFVTVRKNLEDVKETYVHLIISYHLDLLKKSIVYDAHSTNWEDDKPLFEGERCSFPVEMFNFYTRSLVHDLLSTLPVSTSQRIIKEIYTDMLKFFAFRYACIKPSYSRLKQIKADILVLLSTFESIMFYLIESAQEYFDVKNPLFSFWHTLCGSLLEVLVILTAPLNVITAYLSESVGSENNKESVGIIWYKDKCISPKELYAERLVTFEILIKHPVVNWNLLIKFIASNNADLAVLIWKNTEYLKQVRYYEDETSSWKMNEMFTGTNISVAEEALVKNSYLKHLYYVLLRTSSSSYIALMASLIEDDNSKSFKVSEGDEIPVWLELIANHLKPAFLRILHPAIDLLLHEDDIKAQPSFTFTKLQTLPCGCPTVAETDGKSFKSVASLLHSCLMTTLNSLTDTITSIPDVIWEMLAFVKSEERFTASWLKQTHLGTKILACLLYYILSTKEIYNNFNTIPSEASLENVKAFAELLWHVVYHLTHDVMDNPKISMYVFKDLQKTADSVQEKLSTLDHYCNRSECKHSMEKEEEDIYQATLQLVDSEAGMTSLQYLYDILKINQQSIREILSRPDEIINFQEIANNNLETTNNGFNPLVEFRRLGNREFVHADLLEAELNWEHLIRCIKIEKWKLMIQNRFEFQPTYETILREDEKNEVAKIQEIFCLH